The Saccharopolyspora gregorii genomic interval AGCGCGTTCTCGCCGACTCCCCCGAACTGGCGCACCGCGCGTGGCGGGAGCGGGTCGGTGCGCTGCGCAGCGCACCACCGTTCCTGGTGTCCCGGTTCTGGCTGGACCGGCCGGTGCGCGCCGACCGGCACGCGTTCCTCGGCACCAGCGGGTTCGGCCCGGTGGACAACATCAGCGTGCTGGAGCGCTACGAGCACGACGCCGCCGAGTGGACCCGCGCGCACGGCGGATCCGTCGTCGAGGTGCACTGCTACGCCCTGGCGCCCGACGCGACCGTCCCGGGAATGCGGTCCCGGGTGCTCGACGAGCTGCACCGGGTCTACCCGGAGACCACCACGGCCGGGATCGTCGACGAACGCCACGAGCTGCGCGCGGACTGCCCGCTGTTCCCGCCCGGCGGGTTCGCCGCGCGGCCGACGATCACCACCCCCGAACCGGGACTGGTGCTGGCCGGGGACCACGTGCGGGTCGACCTGCCGGTGGCGCTGATGGAACGGGCCGCCACCAGCGGGATGCTGGCGGCGAACCGGCTGCTGCGGCTGTGGGGGCTGCTCGGGCACGACGTGTGGAGCGTGCCGGTCGCAGGGCGTTCACCGCTGCTGCGGCTGGCCGCGCGGTTCGCCTGAGGCTCGTCGTCGTTGCGGGGGTTGTTCTTCGTGCTCGTCGAACATTGATTTCGGTCGACACTGAAACCATCGTGCTTAGAAAGATACGTCGGCCGGGCGGGCCGCCCGGCCGACGATCCAGGGCTCAGGCGCCGCTGCCGCCGTCGACCGGGACGCTCGCGCCGGTCACCATCGAGGCCCGTGCGGATCCGGACCGCGGCGCCGGACACCGGGACTCCGCCGCGCTGCGGCTCACCGACGGCGAATCCGACCACCTGCACGTCGGCCCCGCGCCCAACCGGACCCGGCGGCACCGGCGCGACGCCCGGCCCGGCATCCGCACGCTGCTCGAACGACTACCGCTGACGGCGGGCATCGTGGTGTCGGCCAGGTTCGACGTGCTCGCGTGGCATCCCGTCGTCGGGGAGGTCACGGTCGACTGCGACTCGCTCGCGCTCAGCGACCGCAACCAGCACCTCGTGTTCCACACCGCGCAGCCCGGCTCCCCCCCCCGACGCCGAAGCGCTGGCGCTGCTGGACGTGCTGGGCACCGAGCGGTTCGACGCGGGCGAAGCCTCGCGACCGGATGACCTTCAGCCCCCGGACCGGCCGCGGAGCTCGCAGCGGCGCTCCGCGTAGGCCAGGTCGTCGCGCCACAACCGCAACGCCGCCCACCGCATCACCGGCCGCAACCCGCCCGCCGCCGCGCGGGCCAGCCGGAAACCCGGCCGCGTCGAATGCGCCACCACCGCTTCGACCACCGCCGTCGTCGGGCGCCCGGCCGAGTTCCGGCCCAGCGGCGTCGCGTGCGTCTCGACGACGCTGCCCAGGCCCTCCCCCGCCACGATGTGCATCACCACGGTGCGCGGCTCCGGGGCGGTGAAGGTCGCGCGCACCGGCACCCCTACTCCCCCGGTCAGCCGGAACGACACCGCGACCTCGAACTCGTCCCGCTCCGCGTCCGGCTCGCGCAGCACCTCCAGGTTCGCGAACGAGTACGGGTGGAACCACGAGCCGTGCCACGGGTCCAACCGGTTCGCCACCACGTCCCGCGGCTCGCACACCCCCACCGCGGTGGCCACCGCGTCGACGCTGCCCGCCGGCGGCGGCCGGGTCGGCAGCACGGGCGCGGGCAGCGGTGCCTCCCCGCCGGCCGCGTCCAAGCGGACCCAGGCGAGCACCCCGTCGTCGTGCGCGGGGAAGGTGCGCCAGCCCGCAGTCCCCTCCCCCAGGCACATCCCGTGCCAGCGGCACACCAGCCGTCCCTCGTGCAGCCGCGCCTCCCGCAGCGGGGCGCCCAGGTGCGGGCAGGCGCCGGGACCGACGTGCAACTCCCCTGATCCGTCGCGCCACGCCACCAGTTCCACACCGGCCACCGTGCGCCCGAACGGCCGCGACGCGGAGATCTCCCGGCTCCCGGCCAGCACGAACCAGTTCCCCGACGGCCGGGCCTGCGCGCGCCGCAGCGCGGCCGCGATCAGCTCCGGCCGCGCCTGCCGCCAGGTGCCCGGCTGCTCCGCCCAGCGCGGCGAGCGGATCCGCCGGAGCGGAAACCGCACTCCCTGCTCACCCATGCGCACTCCCGTTCGTCAGCGGTGCAGCGTAGTCCCGAGCGGCGCCGCCGGCCCGCTCCCCGCGCGGTCGCGGAACGGATTCCGCCGAACGCGCAAGGGAATTCCGTCCCCCTCCGGAGGTGTACCGCCGTCACTGCGCGGGTAGAGCGGAACCGGAACACCGCCTCGTCGGAGGAGGAGCACCATGCCCGCCGGAGCGAACCGCAAGCAGGAACGCCAGTACGAGCACATCAAGCACGGCGCCGAACGGCGCGGCAGCAGCGAAGGCCGGGCCGAGGAGATCGCCGCCCGCACCGTGAACAAGGAACGCGCGCAGCAGGGCCAGGCCAAGCGGCGCAGCAAGACCTCGGTGCAGGACATCTCACCGGAGCGCCGCGGCGGACTGCGCTCCGGGAACCGCACCGGGCCGCTCGGCCGCACCAAGGCGCAGCTCTACCAGGACGCGCGCCGGGCCGGGATCGGCGGCCGTTCGAAGATGAGCAAGGCCGAGCTGGAGAAGGCGTTGTCCCGCGGCTGACTCCGAGCAGCACGGCGGCGGGGCGTTCACCGCTCCGCGTCGTGCTGCTCGGCGATGGCGGCGGCCGCGGCCTGGACGCAGTTGCCGAGGTCCTCCGCGGCCGCCGCGGCCTGGTCGAGGGCCACGTGCGCGTCGGTGGGCCGCGCGGTTCCCGGCGTGGCGTAACGACGGGCGAGACCGTCCAGCAGCAGCGCCAGCCGGTGCCCGCGGACAGCCACGTCGAGCAGCGCGTCCCGCGCGGACAGCGCGCCCGGCTCGCCGCCGGGTTCGGTGCGGGCGTCGGGGATCGACGCGGGTTCCACCGCGCGGTCGGCGCCGTCCAGCGCCGCCCCCATCTCCTCGCGCGCGCGGACCGCTTCGTCGACCGCCGCCGCCCGGTCCGGTTCTCGACCGGTCCGGCCACCGCCGGTTGCGTCGCCTGTGCTCATCTCCGTCCCCCCGGCCGATCGCCTGCCGGAAGATCCGCCGCCGGCGCCCCGCGGGACAGCGGGGGCGGCGGACCTGACCGGCTGCGCGCGGACTACCCGGAACGGGGGACGGGCACACCTGGCAGCGCGGGTGGCGGGCGCGCGCGAAGCGCACCCGCCACCCGCGGAACCGGGCTCAGGGTGCCTGGACGATGCCCGCGCCGATGTCGGTGGACGGCAGCGGCAGGCGCTTGGCGTTCTGCGCGAGGCGAGCCCAGAGGCCCCACGCCCGTTCCGGGTACTGCTGGGCGAGCAGCGCGGCGACGCCCGCGACGTGCGGGGTGGCCATGCTGGTGCCGCTGAGCTTCCGGTAGCGCTCCTGACCCGGCCAGCTGGAGTACACGTCCACCCCCGGCCCGACCACGTCGACCTGGCCGATCTGGTCCACCGTGCCGGAGGAGAAGTCGGCGACCGCGCCCTGCTCGTCCACCGCGCCGACGGCGAGGATCGACGGGCAGTTCGCCGGGTGCCCGACCGGCGCGATCGCTCCCGCCGACCGCTGACTCTCGTTGCCCGCGGCGGCCACGATGAGCGTGCCGCGCTCGATGGCGCGCCGCGCCACGCGTTCGAACGCTTCGGAGAACGGCTGCCCCGGTTCGGTCGGCGCGCCCAGCGACATCGACACCACCGAGCAGCCGTTGGAGATCGCCCACTGGATGCCGGACAGGATCCCGCTGTCCCCGCCGGATCCCTCGTCGCTGAGCACCTTGCCCGCGTAGATCGACGCCTCGGACGCGATGCCGTAGCCCGGGCCGGACTGGGTGCTGCGCGGCCCGCAGGCGGTGCCGATGCAGTGCGTGCCGTGGCCGTGCCCGTCGTGGGCGTCCTGCCCCTCCACGAAGGACCCGGTGACGACGTCCCGGCCGGCGAAGTCGGGGTGCTGCTCGTCGAAGCCGGTGTCGAGCACGGCGACCCGGATGCCCTTGCCGGTGGGCGTGCTCTGGTCGGCCCGGACGGCGCGCAGGCCCCAGGTGACTTCGGCGTCGGCGGCGGGTTGCGGGGATCCGATGGCGAAGACCCGGCGCTCTGCTTCGATCGCCGCCAGCGGGGTGCCGCGTTCGCGCACCGAGTTCTGCAGCGCGGTGAACTGCTCCGGGTCGGCGTCGACGAGCGCGACGCCGAGTTCGTGCAGCACGACGCCGCCTGCGCCGCTGAACAGCGCTCCGGGCGCGGCGCCCGCGGCGTCGGCGGTGCTGGCGGTGCGGATACCGGCGAGCCGGTTGAGCTCCCGGGCACCGAGCACCGTCGCGTCGTCCTCCAGCAGGACCAGGTAGCGGCCGGTGGTTCCACTCTCGGCTGCGGTCATGATCGCCCCCTTGCTCTCGGTGAAACGTGCCCCTTGAGGTAACTCCCGTCCCACCCGTCCCGGCAAGACGCCGGTCGTGTGCGGATGATCCCCCGTTTTTCCCTTGCACAGCGGGAAATTCACCCTCACCCACCGTGCCGGGTGACCCCTGATCGGCGAGCACGACACGGAGAGTTCCGTTCCGAACCGGAGGAGTTCCGCTCGACCGGAGGCGCCGGGGTTCCGGCGGCCCGCCCGTTCGTCGCACACTGGGGGCCGCGGAGCGCGAGTCCCTCCGCCGCCGGGGCGGCGGACCACACCAACGAGGTGGCGCATGGACAGCACGACCGAGAACGTGATCATCGTGGGTGTCGACGGGTCCGAACCGTCCCGCGCGGCGCTGCGCTGGGCGATGCGGCAGGCCGAGCACACCGGCGCCGCGGTGCGCGCCGTGGTCGCCTGGGAATACCCGGCGTTCTACAGCTGGGAGGGCGGGCCGATGCCGCCGGACGACTTCCAGCAGGCCGCCGAGCGGAACATGCACGACGCGGTGGACGCGGTGACCGGACCGGGCAGCGCGGTGGAGCGCGTGGTGGTGCACGGGCACTCCGCGCAGGCGCTGCTGGAGGCCGCCGACGGCGCGGAGCTGCTGGTGGTCGGCAGCCGCGGCCACGGCGGCTTCTACCGCACGCTGCTGGGCTCGGTGAGCCAGCGCTGCGCGGTGCACGCGAAGTGCCCGGTGGTCATCGTCCGCGAATGAGGGCTCCGGCCCGCGCCGCGAAAACCGCTTTCCCCGCGCGACGCGGACCCGTAGCGTCGGCCCGCGTGAACGACGAGAAGATCCTGGTCACCGGCAGTGCAGGCCACCTCGGGGAGGCGCTGGTGCGCGGCCTGCGCGCCGAAGGCCGCGACGTGGTGGGGCTGGACCTGCTGCCGTCCCGGTTCACCACGGCCACCGGCTCGATCACCGATCGGGAGCTGCTGCGCCGCTGCCTGGACGGAGTCACCGGCGTGCTGCACGCGGCGACGCTGCACAAGCCGCACGTCGGCTCGCACGACCGGCAGGCGTTCGTGGACACCAACGTCAGCGGGACGCTCGCGCTGCTGGAGGAATCCGTGGCCGCGGGGGTGCGGAGCTTCGTGTTCACCAGCAGCACCAGCGCGTTCGGCCGCGCGCTGACCCCGGCACCGGGCGAGCCCGCGACGTGGATCACCGAGGACGTGGTGCCGGTGCCGCGCAACGTCTACGGCGTCACCAAGATCGCCGCCGAGCAGGTCTGCGAACTGGTGCACCGCGACCACGGGCTGCCGGTGGTGGTGCTGCGCACCTCCCGCTTCTTCCCGGAGGACGACGACCGCGAGGACGTCCGCACCGCCTACGACGGGCTCAACGCGAAGGTCAACGAGCACCTGTACCGGCGGGTGGAGCTGCAGGACGCGGTGGACGCGCACCGGCTGGCGCTGGCGCGGGCCCCGCAGCTCGGGTTCGGCCGCTACATCATCAGCGCCACTCCCCCGTTCTCCCCGCAGGACGCGGCGCTGCTGCGGACCGACGCCCCCGAGGTGGTGCGGCGGCTGTTCCCCGACCAGGAGGCGGAGTACGCGCGGCGCGGCTGGCGGATGTTCCCCTCGCTGGACCGGGTGTACGCCAACGACCGGGCCCGTGCGGACCTCGGCTGGACGCCGCGGTGGGACTTCCGGCACGTGCTGGACCTGCTGCGCGCGGACGAGGACGTGCGCAGCCCGCTGACCAGGGCGGTCGGTGCGAAGGGCTACCACCCGTACCCGCACGGGGTCTACACCCGGCCCTGACGGGGCGCGGTTCCCCGGCGGTCAGAGCCCCTTGAAGGGGTGGGCGGTGGCGACGAGGACGGCGGTCTCGCCCGGCGCGATGCGGCCGGATCCGTGCAGCCGGTGCAGCGCGGGGAGCACCAGGGCGCTGGCCCCTTCGAGCAGGATCCCGTGCCGCGCCAGCCGTTCCGCGGCCGCTGCGGCCCTGTCGGCGACGACCGGATCTCCCCCGGATTCCGCCAGCACCCGCTGCGCTTGCACCGTGGTGGAGCCGCCGCCGATCGACGGGGCACCGGTGGCCGTCCCCGGGAAGGAGTCGTGCACGCCCGCGCCCGCGCGGACCGCGCTCAGCCGCGGGAACGGTTCGACCAGGTGCACCCGGGGGCCGGGCCGGTCGTGCCGCCGCGCCGCCTCCCGCAACCCGAGGTGCGCGCCGAAGGCGAGGTCGCCGCGCGCGGTCGGCAGCAGCACGTGCTCCGGGACGCGGCCGAGGCCGTCCACCACCTCCCAGCCGAGCGGTCGCATCGCGTCCACGCCGAACGGGCTGCTGCCCACGGCGGGCCGCACGTAGTTCGTCACCGCGAGCCGACCCGGATCGGCGGCGCGGTCGCGGACGA includes:
- a CDS encoding Rieske (2Fe-2S) protein, which gives rise to MGEQGVRFPLRRIRSPRWAEQPGTWRQARPELIAAALRRAQARPSGNWFVLAGSREISASRPFGRTVAGVELVAWRDGSGELHVGPGACPHLGAPLREARLHEGRLVCRWHGMCLGEGTAGWRTFPAHDDGVLAWVRLDAAGGEAPLPAPVLPTRPPPAGSVDAVATAVGVCEPRDVVANRLDPWHGSWFHPYSFANLEVLREPDAERDEFEVAVSFRLTGGVGVPVRATFTAPEPRTVVMHIVAGEGLGSVVETHATPLGRNSAGRPTTAVVEAVVAHSTRPGFRLARAAAGGLRPVMRWAALRLWRDDLAYAERRCELRGRSGG
- a CDS encoding plasmid stabilization protein codes for the protein MPAGANRKQERQYEHIKHGAERRGSSEGRAEEIAARTVNKERAQQGQAKRRSKTSVQDISPERRGGLRSGNRTGPLGRTKAQLYQDARRAGIGGRSKMSKAELEKALSRG
- a CDS encoding S8 family serine peptidase, coding for MTAAESGTTGRYLVLLEDDATVLGARELNRLAGIRTASTADAAGAAPGALFSGAGGVVLHELGVALVDADPEQFTALQNSVRERGTPLAAIEAERRVFAIGSPQPAADAEVTWGLRAVRADQSTPTGKGIRVAVLDTGFDEQHPDFAGRDVVTGSFVEGQDAHDGHGHGTHCIGTACGPRSTQSGPGYGIASEASIYAGKVLSDEGSGGDSGILSGIQWAISNGCSVVSMSLGAPTEPGQPFSEAFERVARRAIERGTLIVAAAGNESQRSAGAIAPVGHPANCPSILAVGAVDEQGAVADFSSGTVDQIGQVDVVGPGVDVYSSWPGQERYRKLSGTSMATPHVAGVAALLAQQYPERAWGLWARLAQNAKRLPLPSTDIGAGIVQAP
- a CDS encoding universal stress protein, which encodes MDSTTENVIIVGVDGSEPSRAALRWAMRQAEHTGAAVRAVVAWEYPAFYSWEGGPMPPDDFQQAAERNMHDAVDAVTGPGSAVERVVVHGHSAQALLEAADGAELLVVGSRGHGGFYRTLLGSVSQRCAVHAKCPVVIVRE
- a CDS encoding NAD-dependent epimerase/dehydratase family protein; this encodes MNDEKILVTGSAGHLGEALVRGLRAEGRDVVGLDLLPSRFTTATGSITDRELLRRCLDGVTGVLHAATLHKPHVGSHDRQAFVDTNVSGTLALLEESVAAGVRSFVFTSSTSAFGRALTPAPGEPATWITEDVVPVPRNVYGVTKIAAEQVCELVHRDHGLPVVVLRTSRFFPEDDDREDVRTAYDGLNAKVNEHLYRRVELQDAVDAHRLALARAPQLGFGRYIISATPPFSPQDAALLRTDAPEVVRRLFPDQEAEYARRGWRMFPSLDRVYANDRARADLGWTPRWDFRHVLDLLRADEDVRSPLTRAVGAKGYHPYPHGVYTRP
- a CDS encoding PLP-dependent lyase/thiolase, encoding MKNEAANPTGSHKDRFSWGAVGRAAAAGCAGVVAASSGNAAVSLAAYAALYGLECDLAVTTAVPAPIVDAVRATGARLHVFEDAEQRWDFVRDRAADPGRLAVTNYVRPAVGSSPFGVDAMRPLGWEVVDGLGRVPEHVLLPTARGDLAFGAHLGLREAARRHDRPGPRVHLVEPFPRLSAVRAGAGVHDSFPGTATGAPSIGGGSTTVQAQRVLAESGGDPVVADRAAAAAERLARHGILLEGASALVLPALHRLHGSGRIAPGETAVLVATAHPFKGL